From Campylobacter concisus, a single genomic window includes:
- a CDS encoding diaminopimelate decarboxylase: MDFKELANRYKTPLYVYDFNYIKERYEALKNAFYARKSLICYAVKANSNLSVLKFLADLGAGFDCVSIGEVKRALLAGAKRYQIIFSGVGKSDDELKEALKNEILLINVESFAELLRLEKITKGLNLKARISIRVNPGVDAKTHPYISTGLNENKFGVDSETAKKMYIHAKASDSLEPTGIHFHIGSQLTSLSPIIDAANIVSELLRELKALEIDIKFFDVGGGLGIIYSDEEEINLYDYAQGILGALKGQDVTIVCEPGRFIVGNAGYFVASVLYEKFNGKKRFVITDGAMNDLIRPSLYGAHHEIFVYGKDENLSPCDVVGPVCESGDFLAKDIKLPECKSGDLVVVKGAGAYGFSMSSNYNTRNRAAEVCLLDGEDRLIRRRESFEDVVALEREFLENGDARAK; encoded by the coding sequence ATGGATTTTAAAGAGCTTGCAAATAGATACAAAACCCCACTTTACGTTTATGATTTTAACTACATTAAAGAGCGCTACGAGGCGCTAAAAAACGCATTTTACGCTAGAAAATCTCTCATTTGCTATGCGGTGAAAGCAAACTCAAATCTAAGTGTTTTGAAATTTCTAGCCGACCTTGGAGCTGGATTTGATTGTGTTAGCATTGGAGAAGTAAAAAGAGCGCTTTTAGCAGGCGCGAAGAGGTATCAGATCATTTTTAGTGGTGTTGGCAAGAGCGATGATGAGCTAAAAGAGGCTTTAAAAAATGAAATTTTGCTAATAAATGTGGAGAGTTTTGCTGAACTTTTAAGACTTGAAAAGATCACAAAAGGGCTAAACTTAAAGGCAAGAATTAGCATTAGGGTAAATCCAGGTGTCGATGCAAAAACTCACCCTTACATTTCAACAGGGCTAAATGAAAATAAATTTGGAGTTGATTCTGAAACAGCCAAAAAAATGTACATCCACGCTAAAGCTTCAGACTCTCTTGAGCCAACTGGCATACACTTTCACATCGGATCTCAGCTAACATCACTTAGCCCGATAATCGACGCTGCAAACATCGTTAGCGAGCTTTTAAGAGAGCTAAAAGCACTTGAAATAGACATCAAATTTTTTGACGTTGGCGGCGGACTTGGCATTATTTATAGCGATGAAGAAGAGATAAATTTATACGACTACGCACAAGGAATTTTGGGTGCTCTAAAGGGTCAAGATGTAACCATCGTTTGCGAGCCAGGTCGCTTTATCGTAGGCAATGCCGGCTATTTTGTTGCAAGCGTTTTATATGAGAAATTTAACGGCAAAAAGAGATTTGTCATCACTGATGGCGCGATGAATGATCTCATTAGACCAAGCCTTTATGGCGCTCATCATGAAATTTTTGTCTACGGCAAGGACGAAAATTTAAGCCCATGCGACGTGGTTGGCCCAGTTTGTGAAAGCGGCGACTTTTTGGCAAAAGATATAAAACTGCCAGAGTGCAAGAGTGGCGATCTAGTTGTGGTTAAAGGGGCAGGCGCCTATGGATTTAGCATGAGCTCAAACTACAATACAAGAAATAGAGCCGCTGAAGTTTGCCTACTTGACGGAGAGGATAGGCTGATAAGAAGACGCGAGAGCTTCGAAGATGTCGTGGCTTTGGAGAGAGAATTTCTGGAGAATGGCGATGCAAGAGCTAAATGA
- a CDS encoding chloride transporter: protein MQELNELRKEIDAIDDLILNKLNERMRLVEQIGKLKQTTGTPIYRPERERAIINRLTSLSKEKALNKAAIEAIYLEIFAVSRNLEMPQKIVYLGPEGTYTHQAAQSRFGAMSSYLPLATIEAVFSKLAHKEAKYGVVPIENNTEGAVGATLDCLGKFNDVKIVAELYIDIHHSFVSINEDLKEIKRIYSHPQGYNQCRKFLEDHLLNEVEFVPAKSTAAAAYMASMDRNAAAICSKIAAKIYNVPIIYETIEDNMANRTRFLILSDFKNARVENSKTSILAKTDHSPGRLADLLQIFKNENINITKLESRPIKQREFKSMFYLDFEGHIDDEKVQNAFELAKESGAEITWLGSYLNGDE, encoded by the coding sequence ATGCAAGAGCTAAATGAACTTAGAAAAGAGATCGATGCGATCGATGATCTCATTTTAAATAAGCTAAATGAGAGAATGAGGCTGGTCGAGCAAATCGGCAAGCTAAAACAAACTACTGGGACGCCTATATATCGCCCTGAGCGTGAGCGAGCTATCATAAACCGCCTAACAAGCCTTAGCAAAGAAAAAGCTTTAAACAAGGCTGCGATTGAAGCTATATATCTTGAAATTTTTGCCGTTAGTAGAAATTTAGAGATGCCGCAAAAGATCGTCTATCTCGGACCTGAGGGCACTTACACGCATCAAGCAGCGCAGAGTAGATTTGGTGCGATGAGTTCGTATTTGCCTCTTGCAACTATCGAAGCTGTATTTTCAAAGCTTGCTCACAAAGAGGCAAAATATGGGGTTGTGCCGATAGAAAATAACACAGAAGGTGCTGTCGGTGCCACACTTGACTGCTTGGGTAAATTTAACGATGTAAAAATCGTCGCCGAGCTCTATATTGACATCCACCACAGCTTTGTCAGCATAAATGAAGATTTAAAAGAGATAAAGCGAATTTACTCGCATCCGCAAGGATACAACCAGTGCCGTAAATTTTTAGAAGATCACTTGCTAAACGAAGTCGAATTTGTCCCAGCAAAATCAACCGCAGCCGCCGCATATATGGCCTCTATGGATAGAAATGCAGCCGCCATTTGTTCAAAGATCGCAGCTAAAATTTACAATGTGCCGATCATCTATGAGACGATCGAAGATAATATGGCAAATAGGACGAGATTTTTGATTTTAAGTGATTTTAAAAACGCAAGAGTTGAAAACTCAAAAACCTCAATACTTGCCAAGACCGATCACAGTCCGGGACGCCTTGCCGATCTGCTTCAAATTTTTAAAAATGAAAATATCAATATCACAAAACTTGAGTCACGTCCTATAAAACAGCGCGAGTTTAAGTCAATGTTCTATCTTGATTTTGAGGGGCATATAGACGATGAAAAGGTACAAAATGCCTTTGAACTTGCAAAAGAGAGCGGTGCTGAGATTACGTGGCTGGGAAGCTATTTAAACGGAGATGAGTGA